In Vibrio sp. STUT-A11, a genomic segment contains:
- the nagZ gene encoding beta-N-acetylhexosaminidase: MGPLWVDVAGYELTAEDKEILEHPTVGGLILFTRNYHDSEQLQALTQSIRKAAKRPLLIGVDQEGGRVQRFREGFSLIPAADEYAKHRNSEELARMGGWLMAAELIAHDIDLSFAPVLDKGHQCKAIGNRSFGEDTDTILRHSTAYMQGMKDIGMATTGKHFPGHGGVIADSHLETPYDERSDIFEQDMAIFKAQIEAGILDAMMPAHVIFPNYDSQPASGSEYWLKKILRQQLGFKGLIFSDDLTMEGAVIMGGPAERSIQALNAGCDMLLMCNKREAQVEALDNLPISTVPQASALLKKQSVSLSELKLSQEWKDASEAMKRLIP; encoded by the coding sequence ATGGGTCCGTTATGGGTTGACGTTGCAGGCTATGAGCTGACTGCTGAAGACAAAGAAATTTTGGAGCATCCAACGGTTGGTGGCTTGATTCTGTTTACGCGTAATTATCATGATAGTGAGCAACTTCAGGCGCTTACCCAGTCTATCCGCAAAGCGGCGAAACGTCCGCTGCTGATTGGTGTTGATCAGGAAGGTGGGCGCGTACAGCGATTTCGTGAGGGCTTCTCTCTGATCCCTGCTGCTGATGAATATGCCAAACATCGAAATAGTGAAGAGCTTGCTCGAATGGGCGGCTGGCTTATGGCGGCCGAGCTGATTGCTCATGACATTGATTTGAGCTTCGCTCCTGTATTGGATAAAGGTCATCAGTGTAAAGCGATTGGGAACCGATCTTTTGGGGAAGATACCGATACTATCCTTCGTCATAGCACAGCTTACATGCAAGGTATGAAAGATATCGGTATGGCGACAACAGGCAAACACTTTCCTGGACATGGCGGCGTGATTGCAGACTCGCATCTGGAAACGCCCTATGACGAGCGCAGTGATATCTTTGAACAAGATATGGCGATTTTCAAAGCTCAAATCGAGGCTGGTATTTTGGACGCCATGATGCCAGCGCATGTTATTTTCCCTAATTACGACTCTCAACCGGCCAGTGGTTCCGAATATTGGCTGAAGAAAATTCTGCGTCAGCAACTTGGTTTCAAAGGTTTGATCTTCTCTGATGATTTGACCATGGAAGGTGCGGTTATCATGGGCGGGCCTGCAGAACGCTCCATTCAGGCTTTGAATGCAGGTTGCGACATGCTGCTGATGTGCAATAAACGAGAGGCTCAAGTCGAAGCTCTGGATAATTTACCGATATCGACCGTGCCACAAGCCAGCGCATTACTGAAAAAACAGAGCGTTTCACTGAGTGAGCTTAAGTTGTCACAAGAGTGGAAAGACGCCAGCGAAGCAATGAAACGTTTAATTCCATAA
- a CDS encoding anhydro-N-acetylmuramic acid kinase, whose protein sequence is MNFNELYIGVMSGTSMDGVDTALVKIEGHQVQLIAHDDYPMPAHLKQALLSVCTGQETNLKTIGELDHQLGHLFADAVLQLLDKSGYSAEQIRAIGNHGQTVFHQPTGEYPFTTQLGDANIIAVKTGIDTVADFRRKDIALGGQGAPLVPAFHKNIFAMQDSTTVVLNIGGIANVSVLHPQQPVSGYDTGPGNMLMDAWCEKHTTQGFDKGAQFALQGTVNPALLNQLLQEPYLTRSAPKSTGRELFNIDWLQSQLTAHSLSAEDVQRTLCEYSAVTIASEVEKFTYGTSPQLLVCGGGARNPLLMQRLSELMPQWQVTTTNEKGVDGDYMEAMAFAWLAQRRIHGLPSNLPEVTGASRLASLGVLYSKN, encoded by the coding sequence GTGAATTTTAACGAACTTTACATTGGCGTGATGTCTGGCACGAGTATGGATGGTGTCGATACGGCTTTGGTTAAGATTGAAGGACACCAAGTTCAGCTTATTGCCCACGATGATTATCCAATGCCTGCGCACCTTAAACAGGCTTTATTGTCCGTTTGTACTGGTCAGGAGACGAACCTGAAAACCATTGGCGAGCTCGACCACCAGCTGGGTCATCTGTTTGCCGATGCGGTTCTGCAGTTGTTGGATAAATCAGGCTATTCCGCTGAGCAAATCCGCGCTATTGGTAACCATGGTCAAACCGTTTTCCACCAGCCAACTGGCGAATACCCATTTACCACTCAGTTGGGGGATGCCAATATTATCGCGGTGAAAACCGGTATCGACACCGTAGCGGATTTTCGTCGTAAGGACATTGCTCTCGGCGGTCAAGGTGCGCCTCTTGTTCCTGCTTTCCACAAAAATATCTTCGCGATGCAAGACTCGACAACCGTGGTTTTAAACATCGGTGGTATTGCCAATGTTTCCGTTTTGCACCCTCAGCAACCAGTGAGCGGTTACGACACTGGACCGGGTAATATGTTGATGGATGCCTGGTGTGAAAAGCATACGACGCAAGGGTTCGATAAAGGCGCACAATTTGCACTGCAAGGCACAGTCAATCCGGCACTGCTCAATCAGTTACTGCAAGAGCCTTATTTAACGCGCTCAGCACCAAAAAGTACCGGCCGCGAACTGTTCAATATCGATTGGTTACAATCCCAACTAACTGCGCATTCACTCTCTGCAGAAGATGTTCAACGCACATTATGTGAGTACTCCGCCGTCACCATCGCCAGTGAAGTAGAGAAATTTACTTACGGCACATCTCCGCAACTGCTGGTTTGTGGTGGCGGAGCGAGAAATCCACTGTTGATGCAACGCTTAAGCGAATTAATGCCTCAATGGCAAGTGACCACAACAAATGAAAAAGGCGTTGATGGCGACTATATGGAAGCAATGGCGTTTGCGTGGTTAGCTCAGCGACGTATCCACGGTTTGCCAAGCAATTTACCGGAAGTCACCGGGGCAAGCCGACTGGCTTCACTCGGTGTACTGTATTCAAAAAATTAA
- the murQ gene encoding N-acetylmuramic acid 6-phosphate etherase gives MTNDALIAALSQLVSEGRNPETMDIDLLPSLDIVQRINQQDKQVPLAVEKVLPEIALAVDKITAAFKAGGRLVYMGAGTSGRLGVLDASECPPTFGVSDKMVIGLIAGGPEAILKAKEGAEDSPLLGEQDLKKLNFNKSDVIVGIAASGRTPYVIGGLEYANEIGATTVALSCNPDSPIADIADIAISPVVGPEALTGSTRLKSGTAQKLVLNMLTTASMIRIGKSYQNLMVDVKATNDKLVARAARIVMQATDCSKDQATAVLKQTDYEVKLAILMILTDLDIDSARQQLAHQDGFLRKAVEKHQPK, from the coding sequence ATGACAAACGACGCACTTATTGCTGCTTTATCTCAGCTCGTTTCTGAAGGTCGTAACCCAGAAACAATGGATATCGACTTGCTGCCTTCACTGGATATTGTTCAGCGCATTAATCAGCAAGACAAACAGGTTCCTCTTGCCGTAGAAAAGGTCCTTCCTGAGATAGCATTGGCGGTCGATAAGATAACTGCAGCATTTAAAGCGGGTGGCAGGCTGGTTTATATGGGTGCAGGTACCAGTGGTCGTTTAGGTGTTTTAGATGCATCAGAATGCCCGCCAACGTTTGGCGTTTCTGACAAGATGGTGATTGGTCTCATCGCCGGCGGACCAGAAGCAATCCTAAAAGCCAAAGAAGGTGCTGAAGATTCTCCTTTGCTCGGCGAGCAAGATTTAAAGAAACTCAACTTCAATAAAAGTGATGTAATTGTCGGTATCGCAGCAAGTGGCAGAACGCCTTATGTTATCGGCGGATTAGAGTACGCCAATGAGATTGGCGCAACAACTGTGGCTCTGTCATGTAACCCAGACTCTCCTATAGCCGACATCGCTGATATCGCGATCAGCCCGGTTGTCGGTCCCGAAGCATTAACAGGCTCTACCCGTCTGAAATCGGGAACAGCACAAAAACTGGTGCTGAACATGCTGACAACAGCAAGCATGATCCGCATTGGTAAGAGCTACCAAAACTTGATGGTGGATGTTAAAGCCACCAATGACAAACTGGTCGCGCGCGCCGCTCGTATCGTGATGCAAGCGACGGACTGCAGTAAAGATCAGGCAACAGCCGTGCTTAAACAAACCGACTACGAGGTAAAACTGGCGATCTTAATGATCCTCACAGATCTGGATATCGATTCAGCTCGCCAGCAACTGGCGCATCAGGATGGTTTCCTGCGTAAAGCTGTAGAAAAGCACCAACCCAAATAG
- a CDS encoding DUF2799 domain-containing protein, with the protein MNKVTLGLALALLAGCSATTEDLAQSGDWYQIGYQDGIAGHTSRTVKELSAMGNVKQGDYDQGYLEGLSEYCNPDFAYQIGLSGQYYEGVCEGTKQAQKFRMEWQRGWNEYSN; encoded by the coding sequence ATGAACAAGGTAACGTTAGGGTTAGCGCTGGCTTTACTGGCAGGGTGTTCCGCAACTACAGAAGATCTTGCTCAGTCAGGCGACTGGTATCAAATCGGTTATCAGGATGGCATCGCGGGTCATACATCACGCACAGTGAAAGAGCTCAGCGCAATGGGAAATGTAAAACAAGGAGATTACGACCAAGGCTATCTCGAAGGTTTGTCCGAATACTGTAACCCTGATTTTGCGTATCAGATTGGACTATCTGGTCAGTATTACGAAGGGGTGTGCGAGGGGACGAAACAAGCCCAAAAATTCCGAATGGAATGGCAGCGTGGCTGGAACGAATACAGTAACTAA
- a CDS encoding carbon starvation protein A, producing MMWFLTCVAALIGGYFIYGAFVEKIFGINEKRQTPAHTKADGVDYVPMSTKKVYLVQLLNIAGVGPIFGPIMGALYGPAAMLWIVIGCIFAGAVHDYFSGMLSVRNGGASVPTITGRYLGNGAKHFMNIFAIVLLLLVGVVFVSAPAGMITNLINDQTSLNVSMTTMVIAIFAYYIIATIVPVDKIIGRFYPLFGALLIFMSVGLMTAVAFSSEHTVMGDFQVSDMFSNLNPNDMPLWPALFITIACGAISGFHATQSPLMARCMENEKNGRFVFYGAMIGEGVIALIWCAIALSFFGSLDALSEAVKNGGPGNVVYSASFGLLGVFGGIIAFLGVVILPITSGDTAFRSSRLILAEYFNMEQKTLRNRLLMALPLFVIGGILTQVDFGIIWRYFGFANQTTAVMMLWTASAYLLRHNKLHWITTIPAMFMTTVCATFILNNSSLGFGLPMQVSTIAGIIFSLVVTGYVIKTSKGKGETELADEEKPQAVSETV from the coding sequence ATGATGTGGTTTCTAACCTGTGTCGCAGCCCTAATCGGCGGATACTTCATCTACGGCGCTTTCGTCGAGAAAATTTTCGGCATCAATGAAAAACGCCAAACGCCTGCTCACACTAAAGCAGATGGTGTTGACTATGTTCCAATGTCAACCAAGAAAGTTTACCTGGTTCAGCTACTGAACATCGCTGGCGTAGGTCCTATCTTTGGCCCAATTATGGGTGCGCTATACGGCCCTGCAGCAATGCTATGGATCGTTATCGGCTGTATCTTTGCAGGCGCGGTACACGATTACTTCTCAGGTATGCTATCTGTTCGTAACGGCGGTGCTTCTGTACCAACCATTACTGGACGTTACCTAGGTAATGGCGCAAAACACTTTATGAACATTTTTGCCATTGTCTTATTGCTTCTTGTTGGTGTGGTATTCGTATCAGCACCGGCTGGCATGATCACAAACCTAATCAACGATCAAACAAGCCTTAACGTAAGCATGACTACAATGGTTATCGCAATCTTTGCTTACTACATCATTGCGACTATCGTTCCTGTTGATAAGATCATCGGTCGCTTCTACCCACTGTTTGGTGCACTACTGATTTTCATGTCTGTTGGCCTGATGACTGCTGTCGCATTCTCTAGCGAGCACACGGTAATGGGTGACTTCCAAGTATCGGACATGTTCAGCAATCTAAACCCGAATGACATGCCTCTATGGCCAGCACTGTTCATCACTATCGCATGTGGTGCAATCTCAGGCTTCCACGCAACTCAGTCTCCACTGATGGCGCGTTGTATGGAAAATGAGAAAAACGGTCGCTTCGTATTCTACGGTGCAATGATCGGTGAAGGTGTTATCGCGCTAATCTGGTGTGCTATCGCTCTGTCTTTCTTCGGCTCTCTAGACGCACTATCAGAAGCAGTGAAGAACGGCGGCCCGGGTAACGTAGTTTACAGTGCATCATTTGGTCTACTAGGTGTGTTCGGCGGTATCATCGCGTTCCTAGGTGTGGTTATCCTACCTATCACTTCAGGTGACACAGCGTTCCGTTCAAGCCGTCTGATCCTTGCTGAATACTTCAACATGGAACAAAAAACACTGCGCAACCGTCTACTAATGGCGCTTCCACTGTTCGTTATCGGTGGTATCCTGACTCAAGTTGACTTCGGTATCATCTGGCGTTACTTCGGTTTCGCAAACCAAACCACTGCAGTAATGATGCTTTGGACTGCATCGGCTTACCTACTACGCCACAACAAACTGCACTGGATTACCACTATCCCTGCAATGTTCATGACAACAGTGTGTGCAACGTTCATTCTGAACAACAGCTCACTAGGTTTTGGTCTGCCAATGCAAGTGTCAACTATTGCAGGTATCATCTTCTCACTAGTTGTGACTGGTTACGTTATCAAAACCTCTAAAGGTAAAGGCGAAACAGAACTGGCTGACGAAGAGAAACCACAAGCGGTATCTGAAACTGTTTAA
- a CDS encoding sensor histidine kinase, whose protein sequence is MELVISLLQQMCVYLVLAYMLSKTPIILPLLSISSRLSHRLICYVLFSGFCILGTYFGLHINDAIANTRAIGAVMGGLFGGPVVGFAVGLTGGIHRYTLGGFTDLACAISTTAEGVIGGLLHVYLIKRNKGALLFNPSVVFSITFVAEVVQMILLLAVAKPFDQAYELVSAIAAPMIIANSFGAALFMSILQDRKTIFEKYSATFSRRALTIADRSVGILSNGFNTENAEKIARIIYEETKVGAVAITDQEKILAFVGIGDDHHKPNTPISSQSTLDSMEKNDIIYLDGTERPYQCSIAKDCKLGSALIIPLRAGKEVIGTIKLYEPKRKLFSTVNMSMAEGIAQLLSSQILYGDYQQQQTLLAQAEIKLLHAQVNPHFLFNALNTISAITRRDPDKARELIQNLSHFFRSNLKQNINTVTLKEELAHVNSYLSIEKARFTDRLEVEIDIEPELLDIKLPSFTLQPLVENAIKHGVSNMLEGGKVRIYSQAHPQGHLITVEDNAGSFKPPSDNHSGLGMEIVDKRLTNQFGRDSALKITCEEHQFTKMSFIIPTNS, encoded by the coding sequence ATGGAACTGGTTATTTCTCTCTTACAGCAAATGTGTGTTTACTTGGTACTGGCGTACATGCTGAGTAAAACACCGATAATTTTACCTTTGCTGAGCATTTCTTCACGTTTAAGTCACCGCTTAATTTGCTATGTACTCTTTTCAGGCTTTTGTATTCTCGGCACCTACTTTGGCCTGCATATCAATGATGCGATAGCCAATACTCGAGCTATCGGTGCGGTGATGGGAGGCCTGTTTGGCGGACCTGTGGTTGGCTTTGCCGTGGGGCTTACTGGCGGTATTCATCGTTACACTCTGGGCGGTTTTACCGATTTAGCCTGTGCGATCTCGACCACAGCAGAAGGGGTTATCGGTGGTCTGCTCCATGTGTATCTGATCAAGCGTAACAAAGGTGCCCTGCTGTTCAATCCAAGCGTGGTATTCAGCATTACATTTGTAGCAGAAGTCGTGCAGATGATCTTGCTGCTCGCGGTCGCAAAACCGTTCGACCAGGCTTATGAATTGGTATCAGCGATTGCTGCTCCGATGATCATTGCCAACTCGTTTGGTGCGGCTCTGTTCATGAGCATTCTTCAAGACCGAAAAACCATTTTTGAAAAATACTCGGCAACCTTTTCACGTCGAGCGTTAACCATTGCAGACCGTTCAGTGGGCATTTTAAGTAACGGTTTTAACACTGAAAACGCAGAAAAAATCGCCCGTATTATTTATGAAGAGACAAAAGTAGGCGCGGTCGCGATTACCGATCAGGAAAAAATCCTCGCCTTTGTCGGCATCGGCGATGATCACCACAAGCCAAACACCCCGATTTCATCGCAAAGTACCTTAGACTCGATGGAAAAGAACGACATCATTTATCTTGATGGCACCGAGCGCCCTTACCAGTGCTCCATAGCCAAAGACTGTAAACTAGGCTCAGCACTTATCATCCCGTTACGTGCGGGTAAGGAAGTAATTGGTACGATCAAACTTTATGAGCCAAAGCGAAAGCTGTTTTCAACCGTCAATATGTCAATGGCAGAAGGGATTGCACAGCTGTTATCCAGCCAGATTTTATATGGCGATTATCAGCAACAACAAACCTTATTAGCTCAGGCAGAAATCAAATTGCTCCACGCTCAGGTTAACCCGCATTTCTTGTTTAATGCACTCAATACCATCAGTGCGATTACACGACGTGATCCAGATAAAGCTCGTGAATTGATCCAAAACTTATCGCACTTCTTCCGCAGCAACTTAAAACAGAACATCAATACCGTGACGCTAAAAGAAGAGCTTGCCCATGTAAATTCTTACCTGAGTATTGAAAAGGCTCGTTTTACTGATCGTCTGGAAGTCGAAATCGATATTGAACCAGAATTACTGGACATCAAGTTACCAAGCTTTACACTCCAGCCTTTGGTAGAAAATGCCATTAAACACGGCGTCTCTAACATGCTGGAAGGTGGCAAGGTGAGAATATACAGTCAAGCGCATCCACAAGGCCATTTGATTACCGTGGAAGATAACGCAGGAAGTTTTAAACCACCTAGTGATAACCACTCTGGTTTAGGCATGGAAATTGTCGACAAACGTCTCACAAATCAATTTGGACGTGATTCAGCGCTAAAAATTACGTGTGAGGAGCATCAATTTACTAAAATGAGTTTTATTATTCCCACAAATTCGTGA
- the btsR gene encoding two-component system response regulator BtsR produces MLTALVIDDEQFAREELSELLSETGQVDVIGDASNAILGLKKINELKPDVVFLDIQMPQVTGIELLGMLDPETMPYVVFVTAYDQYAIQAFEDNAFDYLLKPVDPNRLNKTVKRLHKTIGQSTLTQQLSAITPDTLDQIPCIGHNRIVIMATDTVECAYSDISGVHVRSINQTASTQLTLKTIEEKTPLVRCHRQYLVSIKAISEIKLLENGLAEIITKTGFEIPVSRRYLKVLKEMLGISH; encoded by the coding sequence ATGTTAACCGCGCTCGTCATTGATGACGAACAATTTGCTCGAGAAGAATTATCTGAGTTATTGTCAGAAACAGGCCAGGTAGACGTAATAGGCGATGCCTCAAACGCCATTCTCGGCCTGAAGAAAATCAATGAGCTCAAACCTGACGTGGTGTTTTTAGATATTCAGATGCCACAAGTGACCGGTATTGAGCTTCTTGGCATGCTTGATCCAGAAACCATGCCCTATGTGGTCTTTGTGACAGCATATGATCAATATGCGATTCAGGCGTTTGAAGATAATGCGTTTGACTATTTGTTGAAACCTGTCGATCCAAACCGCTTAAACAAAACCGTTAAGCGTCTACACAAAACCATTGGTCAATCGACACTGACGCAACAACTCTCAGCAATTACACCGGATACGTTAGACCAAATTCCTTGTATTGGTCATAACCGAATTGTGATCATGGCAACCGACACAGTGGAATGCGCCTACAGTGATATCAGCGGCGTACACGTTCGCTCAATTAACCAAACCGCCAGTACGCAGTTAACACTGAAAACAATTGAAGAAAAAACCCCACTGGTGCGCTGCCACCGGCAATATCTCGTAAGCATTAAAGCAATTAGCGAAATAAAATTACTAGAGAATGGCTTAGCGGAAATCATCACTAAAACTGGCTTTGAGATCCCAGTGAGTCGTCGCTATCTGAAAGTACTCAAAGAGATGCTCGGTATCAGCCATTAA
- the ispH gene encoding 4-hydroxy-3-methylbut-2-enyl diphosphate reductase: protein MSNEMKILLANPRGFCAGVDRAISIVERALEMYQPPIYVRHEVVHNRFVVEGLKQRGAIFVEELHEVPDNNIVIFSAHGVSQAVRQEAKQRDLTVFDATCPLVTKVHMEVARASRRNMEVVLIGHAGHPEVEGTMGQYASETGGMYLVETPADVEKLKAIVKDPSDLHYVSQTTLSVDETADVIEELRRVFPDIQGPRKDDICYATQNRQDAVREMASEVDVMVVVGSKNSSNSTRLKELAEKLGTPGYLTDCPEDIKPEWFEGKTKVGVTAGASAPEELVNQILDRIKEMVGARAVDEVLGREENMFFEVPKELQIKQVD from the coding sequence ATGAGCAATGAAATGAAAATCCTATTAGCTAACCCACGCGGTTTCTGTGCTGGCGTTGACCGTGCGATTAGCATCGTAGAGCGTGCGCTTGAGATGTATCAGCCACCGATTTATGTCCGTCATGAAGTGGTGCACAACCGTTTTGTCGTTGAAGGGCTAAAACAGCGTGGTGCGATCTTCGTAGAAGAGTTACATGAAGTGCCTGATAACAACATTGTGATTTTTTCTGCTCATGGTGTATCGCAAGCGGTTCGCCAAGAAGCCAAACAACGTGACCTTACCGTGTTTGATGCAACGTGTCCGTTGGTGACTAAAGTTCATATGGAAGTGGCTCGCGCCAGCCGTCGTAATATGGAAGTGGTACTGATCGGCCACGCCGGTCACCCAGAAGTGGAAGGCACGATGGGTCAGTACGCGAGTGAAACTGGCGGTATGTACTTAGTGGAAACACCTGCTGATGTAGAGAAGCTAAAAGCGATCGTTAAAGATCCTTCCGATCTGCATTACGTAAGCCAAACCACGCTGTCTGTTGATGAGACAGCCGACGTGATTGAAGAATTACGCCGAGTATTCCCCGATATCCAGGGCCCGCGAAAAGACGACATCTGCTACGCGACTCAAAACCGTCAGGATGCCGTTCGTGAAATGGCAAGTGAAGTGGATGTGATGGTCGTTGTTGGTTCGAAGAACTCATCAAATTCGACCCGTCTAAAAGAGCTTGCTGAGAAACTGGGCACACCCGGCTATTTAACGGATTGTCCTGAAGACATTAAACCAGAATGGTTTGAAGGCAAAACGAAAGTTGGCGTAACCGCTGGCGCATCAGCACCAGAGGAGCTGGTTAACCAAATTCTTGATCGCATTAAGGAGATGGTTGGTGCGCGCGCTGTGGACGAGGTCTTAGGCCGGGAAGAGAACATGTTCTTTGAAGTGCCAAAAGAGCTGCAAATCAAGCAAGTAGACTAA
- the fkpB gene encoding FKBP-type peptidyl-prolyl cis-trans isomerase, which yields MTTITKESVVTLHFTIKMKDGSVADSTHNMGKPAKFVMGDGSLSENFEQCLVGLQSGEQKAIELKAEDAFGMPNPDHIHHMDRTKFVGDAEVEVGTIMAFSGPDGMEIPGIITEIAGDSVTVDFNHPLAGQDVTFEVEILSVE from the coding sequence GTGACAACAATTACTAAAGAATCTGTAGTAACTTTGCACTTCACCATTAAAATGAAAGATGGTTCAGTTGCAGACAGCACCCATAACATGGGTAAGCCTGCTAAATTTGTGATGGGTGATGGTAGCCTGAGCGAAAACTTTGAACAATGTCTGGTTGGCCTACAGTCTGGTGAACAAAAAGCCATTGAACTAAAAGCGGAAGATGCGTTTGGTATGCCAAACCCAGATCATATTCATCATATGGATCGCACCAAATTTGTCGGTGATGCAGAAGTGGAAGTGGGTACCATCATGGCATTTAGTGGTCCTGATGGTATGGAAATCCCTGGCATCATCACTGAAATTGCTGGTGATTCAGTAACGGTTGACTTCAACCACCCTCTGGCAGGGCAAGACGTGACTTTCGAAGTCGAGATTTTGTCAGTAGAATAG
- the lspA gene encoding signal peptidase II, giving the protein MSHIPLKQSGVRWLWLAIVIFLADIGIKYVVMNNMGFGWANRIEILPFFNLLYVHNYGAAFSFLSDQAGWQRWFFTGIAFIVSGLLTYWMSKLPANEKWNNIAYAMIIGGAVGNVFDRVIHGFVVDYLDFYWGNYHWPAFNLADMAICMGAAMIILDGFRKKDAEK; this is encoded by the coding sequence ATGAGTCATATTCCATTAAAGCAATCTGGTGTACGTTGGCTATGGCTGGCGATTGTGATTTTTTTAGCTGATATTGGCATCAAGTACGTTGTGATGAACAATATGGGGTTCGGTTGGGCAAACCGCATTGAAATTTTGCCTTTCTTTAACCTTCTATATGTCCACAACTATGGTGCAGCATTTAGCTTCTTGAGTGATCAAGCTGGCTGGCAACGTTGGTTCTTTACTGGCATTGCCTTCATCGTGTCAGGTCTGCTGACCTACTGGATGAGCAAGTTACCAGCGAATGAAAAGTGGAATAATATTGCGTATGCCATGATTATTGGCGGCGCGGTAGGCAATGTCTTCGACCGCGTGATTCATGGCTTTGTGGTTGATTACCTTGATTTCTACTGGGGTAATTACCATTGGCCAGCATTCAACCTTGCAGATATGGCGATCTGTATGGGTGCTGCGATGATCATTCTTGATGGTTTTCGTAAAAAAGATGCTGAGAAGTAA